One region of Eupeodes corollae chromosome 1, idEupCoro1.1, whole genome shotgun sequence genomic DNA includes:
- the LOC129941878 gene encoding serine/threonine-protein kinase pelle gives MSSSISPNAMRSSSRNTNDEVYIYDLPQVDRNDLCAILDELDVWSTLAIDHMHYSSKDLQVIKRAVQCKGCSPTNELLNMWGEYNHTVTELFVLLYRMRLYNAMDVIKSSVDPKYHKLITIDQPDLSNLMQKSKSVKILNCKNTSTGVSNSNNESSRSDDDYTSTTSDSKPQSEDWKIRNVKEYASTIPQIDYNELIQATDGWNPDYVLGKGGFGTVFRGCWKQTTVAIKKIIYNSADNGDKIQIQQSLNELKHLNSCRHDNILPLYGYSINGDHPCLVYQLMSGGSLEDRLKAKTCEPLTWTQMLNIARGTARGLQYLHTFREKPLIHGDIKPANILLDPCNQPRIGDFGLAREVRSQTESMEVSRVYGTKPYIPKDFFDHKSLSTKVDTFSYGVVLLEMFTGLRAYDSTRAQRFLYSHVTSALNNGTQIQDIIEKKLKINADVVEICKKVIIIGISCISTNSENRPEMVMVLRNLENL, from the exons ATGAGCTCATCAATTTCTCCGAATGCGATGCGGTCTTCTTCGAGAAATACAAATGATGAAGTGTATATCTACGACCTGCCACAAGTGGATCGTAACGATCTTTGTGCTATTCTAGATGAATTAGATGTTTGGTCAACATTGGCCATAGACCATATGCACTATTCCAGTAAAGACTTGCAG GTTATTAAAAGAGCTGTCCAATGCAAGGGTTGTTCACCTACAAATGAATTGTTGAATATGTGGGGTGAATATAATCACACAGTTACTGAATTGTTCGTACTGCTCTATAG AATGCGTCTGTACAACGCTATGGATGTTATTAAATCATCCGTTGATCCAAAATACCACAAACTCATTACAATCGATCAACCAGATTTGAGTAATTTAATGCAGAAGTCAAAATCTGTAAAAATTCTTAACTGCAAGAACACATCAACAGGTGTTAGCAATTCAAACAATGAATCCTCCCGTTCAGATGATGACTACACATCTACGACGTCAGACAGTAAACCTCAATCTGAAGACTGGAAAATACGAAATGTCAAAGAATATGCCAGCACAATTCCACAAATAGACTACAATGAATTAATTCAAGCAACAGACGGTTGGAATCCGGATTACGTTCTCGGAAAAGGTGGATTCGGAACGGTGTTCAGAGGATGCTGGAAACAGACAACggtagcaattaaaaaaattatctacaaCAGTGCTGATAATGGAgacaaaattcaaatacaacAAAGTCTTAACGAATTGAAGCACCTCAATTCATGTCGTCATGATAATATTTTACCCCTTTACGGATATAGCATAAACGGAGATCACCCATGTCTTGTGTATCAACTAATGTCGGGGGGATCATTAGAAGATCGTTTGAAGGCGAAAACTTGCGAACCATTAACGTGGACACAGATGTTGAATATTGCCCGAGGAACAGCTag AGGTCTTCAATATCTTCATACGTTCCGTGAGAAACCTTTGATTCACGGTGACATCAAACCCGCGAACATATTGCTCGATCCCTGTAATCAACCACGAATTGGCGATTTTGGTTTAGCTCGTGAGGTGCGTTCCCAAACCGAATCAATGGAAGTGTCTCGGGTTTATGGAACAAAGCCGTATATACCAAAGGACTTTTTTGATCACAAATCATTAAGTACCAAAGTTGATACATTTAGTTATGGAGTTGTATTATTGGAAATGTTCACCGGTTTGCGAGCATACGATTCAACTCGTGCGCAACGTTTCTTATATTCACATGTAACATCTGCCTTAAATAACGGTACTCAAATCCAAGATATAATCGAAAAGAAACTGAAAATCAATGCAGATGTAGTAGAAATATGTAAGAAAGTGATAATTATTGGAATATCGTGTATATCGACAAATTCGGAAAATAGACCGGAAATGGTAATGGTCCTTCGAAATTTAGAGAATCTGTAA